The genomic region TTAACATTATTGTTATACTTATACTTACTGTTGTTATTGGACTACCTATTGCTTATTTAGTTCGTGCCAAGAAAAATGGTATTGCATGTGTTGGTTGTGGAGCAAGTGGCACTTGTAAAGGTAGTTGCCATGATGAGCCTTCTAAATCACTGCATGATTTGTATTATGATAAATAGTAACTAAGGAGTAGTCTAACTACTCCTTTTATTATGGGTG from Tannockella kyphosi harbors:
- a CDS encoding FeoB-associated Cys-rich membrane protein — encoded protein: MINIIVILILTVVIGLPIAYLVRAKKNGIACVGCGASGTCKGSCHDEPSKSLHDLYYDK